From a single Nostoc edaphicum CCNP1411 genomic region:
- a CDS encoding substrate-binding domain-containing protein yields the protein MKQDSDLRNNLKSIRTRLGMSQQDLANIASVTRQTISGVESGLYAPSVAITLRLAKALGCQVEDLFWLERDLPEIEAVLAKPVPNGQQLRVSVARVGGQWIAYPLIGKDAFRQDMIPADGEGTSQTGTNKVQVRLLDDNLDTLHNTVVIAGCAPVISLWARATERWHPQLRVQYNFANSMAALHSLCRGEAHIAGMHLYNSETGEYNTPFVRDVLAGREAVLITLGVWEEGLLLKSGNPMGIRTVSDLVAGGATIVNREIGSGSRMLLEQTLQKEQIPFDAVQGFDNILKSHQDVAQAVVRGVADAGMSTASVATAFGLGFIPLHRSRYDLVILKEYLEEAPVQQLLSTLGHRMVHSQFEILGGYDISKIGEVVATV from the coding sequence ATGAAGCAGGATAGTGATCTCCGTAATAACTTGAAGTCCATTAGAACTCGCTTAGGCATGAGCCAACAAGATTTGGCTAACATCGCTAGTGTGACTCGTCAGACTATTAGTGGTGTAGAGTCGGGACTATATGCTCCTTCAGTAGCCATAACACTTCGCTTGGCCAAAGCGCTTGGCTGTCAAGTAGAGGATCTATTCTGGTTAGAGCGAGATTTACCTGAAATTGAAGCAGTTCTTGCCAAACCCGTTCCTAATGGTCAGCAACTACGAGTTAGTGTGGCTCGTGTCGGAGGACAATGGATAGCTTATCCCTTGATTGGTAAGGATGCTTTTCGCCAAGATATGATTCCGGCTGATGGTGAAGGCACTAGTCAAACAGGTACAAATAAAGTTCAAGTCCGTCTTTTGGACGATAATCTCGACACACTTCATAACACCGTTGTGATTGCTGGTTGTGCCCCTGTGATTTCACTATGGGCAAGAGCCACCGAACGCTGGCATCCTCAACTGCGAGTCCAATATAACTTCGCCAACAGCATGGCGGCATTGCACAGTCTATGCAGAGGTGAGGCGCACATCGCTGGGATGCATTTGTACAATTCTGAGACTGGTGAGTATAATACTCCCTTTGTTCGAGATGTTCTGGCTGGGAGGGAAGCAGTTCTGATTACCCTTGGTGTCTGGGAGGAGGGACTTTTGTTGAAGTCAGGGAACCCAATGGGAATTAGAACAGTTAGCGACTTAGTTGCTGGGGGAGCGACTATTGTTAACCGCGAAATCGGTTCTGGTAGTCGGATGCTTTTGGAACAAACACTCCAAAAAGAGCAGATACCGTTCGATGCTGTTCAGGGCTTTGACAATATACTCAAAAGTCACCAAGATGTTGCCCAAGCTGTAGTCAGAGGAGTTGCCGATGCAGGTATGAGTACAGCATCTGTAGCTACCGCCTTTGGGCTGGGATTTATCCCTTTACATCGGTCACGATATGATTTAGTGATTCTCAAGGAATATCTCGAAGAAGCACCTGTACAGCAGTTGCTCAGTACTTTGGGACATCGAATGGTTCACTCCCAATTTGAAATTCTCGGCGGTTACGATATCAGCAAAATCGGGGAAGTTGTAGCGACTGTTTAG
- a CDS encoding ABC transporter substrate-binding protein, with protein sequence MNRRRFFLTACSWWLFFFIVFLYPKINVSTNWLRQNFFFSLGCLLALATTACSEVKSNSPATIAANPSPSQIAVSNITQLRVAKYKGGWDLNLKLAELDNFSYKTQFTEFTGGNLMVQAINAGAIDLASASEIPPIFAIESKASVKIIATLKGPTVGQVLLVPKNSTAKTIADLKGKKFGYVKATTAHYFLIKMLEKVGLTMKDINAIPLSIPDGLSAFRKGELDAWATYGYSIPQAQKEGAWVLESAKDILSGNFVIIASPNAIADPQKKVVIADFLCRLQKSQAWRESHLKQWSKNYATTIDVDEGIVYQDAKQGQQQRRQELLPVSDAAIASQQKVADTFFQAGVISTKVDVKQLWDSSFNEDIAKCQ encoded by the coding sequence ATGAATAGACGCAGATTCTTCTTAACAGCTTGTAGTTGGTGGTTATTTTTCTTCATTGTATTTTTATACCCAAAAATTAACGTGTCTACCAATTGGCTGCGGCAGAATTTTTTCTTCTCTCTGGGTTGCTTGTTAGCTCTAGCAACAACAGCTTGCTCAGAGGTTAAGTCTAACAGTCCGGCAACTATCGCTGCTAATCCTAGTCCATCCCAAATCGCAGTGTCGAATATAACTCAATTGCGTGTTGCTAAATATAAAGGTGGCTGGGACTTAAATTTAAAGTTAGCTGAACTAGATAATTTCTCTTACAAAACTCAATTTACTGAGTTTACTGGGGGTAATTTGATGGTACAGGCAATCAATGCTGGTGCGATTGACCTGGCCTCAGCTAGTGAAATTCCACCGATTTTTGCGATTGAATCGAAAGCATCTGTAAAAATTATTGCAACTCTCAAAGGGCCTACGGTTGGTCAAGTTCTACTCGTACCCAAGAACTCGACTGCCAAAACGATCGCTGATCTTAAAGGTAAGAAATTTGGTTACGTTAAAGCTACAACTGCCCACTACTTCCTGATTAAGATGTTGGAAAAAGTGGGGCTGACGATGAAGGATATCAATGCAATTCCTTTATCAATACCCGATGGACTTTCGGCTTTTCGTAAAGGTGAGCTTGATGCTTGGGCTACCTACGGTTACTCCATCCCCCAAGCCCAAAAAGAAGGGGCGTGGGTGCTAGAATCTGCAAAGGATATTTTGAGTGGTAACTTCGTAATTATTGCTTCACCCAATGCGATCGCTGATCCACAAAAAAAAGTTGTAATTGCTGATTTTCTCTGTCGTTTGCAGAAATCCCAAGCTTGGCGGGAATCTCATCTTAAGCAATGGTCGAAGAATTATGCAACTACCATTGATGTTGATGAAGGCATCGTTTATCAAGATGCCAAGCAAGGACAACAACAACGTCGTCAAGAATTACTTCCTGTTTCTGATGCAGCTATTGCTTCTCAGCAAAAGGTTGCTGATACCTTTTTTCAAGCGGGTGTAATTTCCACAAAAGTTGATGTAAAACAACTTTGGGACAGCAGTTTTAACGAAGATATCGCCAAATGCCAATAA
- a CDS encoding methionine ABC transporter permease: protein MQGQELLQSLLLATSETFYMVGISTLVAIVLGLPLGLLLVMTGPGNLLDFPQVHKVLGAIVNTGRSFPFIILLVVLTPLTRLIVGTSIGSTAALVPLTLAAIPFFGRIAETSILEVDKGLIEAAQAMGCNYWQIVLKVLIPEALPSLILGMTILIVSLLNSSAMAGAVGGGGLGNLAIQYGYQRFDVGVMFSTIVVLIALVQIIQFIGDLIAQRMRKR from the coding sequence ATGCAAGGACAAGAATTACTCCAAAGCTTGTTGCTAGCCACCAGTGAAACTTTTTACATGGTGGGTATATCTACCCTGGTTGCAATAGTATTAGGCTTACCTTTGGGCTTGTTGCTAGTGATGACAGGCCCCGGAAACTTGCTAGATTTTCCCCAAGTACATAAAGTGCTGGGTGCGATCGTCAATACTGGACGCTCATTTCCTTTTATTATTTTGCTTGTCGTTTTAACACCACTAACACGCCTAATTGTTGGCACTTCCATCGGTAGCACAGCCGCTTTAGTTCCCCTAACTCTTGCCGCCATTCCATTTTTTGGTCGTATTGCTGAAACTAGCATTTTAGAAGTTGATAAGGGATTAATAGAAGCTGCCCAAGCAATGGGGTGCAATTATTGGCAAATCGTTCTCAAAGTATTGATTCCCGAAGCTTTGCCTTCACTGATATTAGGTATGACGATTCTGATTGTGAGTTTGCTTAACTCTTCCGCGATGGCCGGGGCTGTCGGTGGAGGTGGATTAGGTAATTTGGCAATTCAATACGGCTACCAACGCTTCGATGTAGGGGTGATGTTTTCTACCATTGTGGTTTTGATTGCACTAGTACAAATTATTCAATTTATAGGTGATTTAATTGCACAGCGAATGAGAAAACGCTGA
- a CDS encoding LLM class flavin-dependent oxidoreductase, whose amino-acid sequence MSTIDTTFLRASKEAIASPTDYPQSPLSQALRQPVLLGLFLPIHHGGWSSSNLPRTTDWSFDYNAKLTQKAEELGFDLVFGYSTWQPKGGQGPTRTEAGLDAFIATASLAGITSRILLISTIHVLYGPWHPIHLAKFGATLDHISKGRWGINVVTGHRAYEHELFGWSQIEHDRRYELADEFVTVLKRLWSETENFSYKSQSSWQFKDAYISPRPLYGRPILVNATGSDAGIEFAGRHSDIVFITSPAGGDIESALSSLPAHTARVKQSAIANGRQVRTLLNPLIVVRETEKEAEEYAQAIIDHADYQSIAGRSGVTSDAHAWRGHQKGNLRHGVGSAIGGNVQLIGSPEQITEQILQLNKAGVDGFQLAFYDFEPDLDFFGKRVLPLLKQAGLRL is encoded by the coding sequence ATGAGTACAATTGACACTACTTTTTTGAGAGCAAGTAAAGAGGCGATCGCTAGTCCCACAGACTATCCCCAAAGCCCATTATCCCAAGCTCTCCGGCAACCAGTACTGCTAGGGCTGTTCTTACCGATTCATCACGGTGGTTGGAGTTCTTCTAACCTCCCGCGTACCACAGACTGGTCGTTTGATTACAATGCCAAATTGACTCAAAAGGCTGAGGAGTTAGGTTTCGACCTGGTTTTCGGCTATTCCACATGGCAGCCGAAGGGCGGACAAGGGCCAACTCGCACAGAAGCAGGTTTAGATGCCTTCATTGCTACTGCTTCCCTTGCTGGTATTACCTCACGCATTCTATTAATCTCAACAATTCACGTTCTCTACGGGCCTTGGCATCCCATCCATCTGGCTAAATTTGGTGCGACACTTGACCACATTTCTAAAGGTCGCTGGGGAATTAATGTTGTCACTGGACACCGGGCTTATGAGCATGAACTGTTCGGTTGGAGCCAAATCGAACACGATCGCCGCTATGAACTCGCTGATGAATTTGTTACCGTCCTTAAACGACTCTGGTCAGAAACAGAGAACTTTTCTTACAAAAGTCAGAGTTCTTGGCAGTTTAAGGATGCTTACATCAGTCCCCGCCCGCTTTATGGTCGCCCCATCCTAGTTAACGCCACTGGCTCGGATGCTGGCATCGAGTTTGCAGGTCGCCATTCTGATATCGTATTTATCACCAGTCCGGCTGGCGGTGACATAGAAAGCGCCTTGTCGTCGTTACCCGCCCATACAGCCCGTGTCAAACAATCAGCGATCGCTAATGGTAGACAAGTCCGCACTCTCCTAAATCCGCTTATTGTCGTGCGTGAAACTGAAAAAGAGGCAGAAGAATATGCTCAGGCGATAATCGACCATGCCGATTATCAGTCAATTGCTGGACGTTCTGGCGTTACCAGCGATGCACATGCTTGGAGGGGGCATCAGAAGGGAAATCTGCGTCATGGTGTTGGCAGTGCGATCGGCGGTAATGTGCAGCTAATCGGTTCACCCGAACAAATTACCGAGCAAATTTTGCAGCTGAATAAAGCTGGTGTTGATGGCTTCCAGCTTGCCTTCTACGATTTTGAGCCGGATCTCGATTTCTTCGGTAAGCGCGTTTTACCACTACTGAAACAGGCTGGACTGAGACTTTAA
- a CDS encoding acyl-CoA dehydrogenase family protein produces the protein MIKSLEKLADPTIQFSAPVTAKSPELQQLFDFIALGASERDRDRILPYDVVELIRRSRLGALRIPVVEGGGGSTARELFEVVIRLGDADPNVAHIVRNHFSVTERILRSERTQRNRRWLKAVVDGAIIGLASTELEVKRSGGGQVANTKLTPDGDGYRLNGTKYYSTGSLYADLIFVRVLVPDGTKAFILIPTNREGIDLVDDWDGFGQRLTGTGTTTFKNVSVEADEVIFETDTDKDNLPYNIVPQLFLTAINAGIIRSVLRDATALVRTRPRTFYHAVSEQASEDPILQQTVGQIAANAFAAEAIVLAAADGLDRLPAAQAQGEEAETAAALATSLSASKAKLIVDDLALRSATLLFEVGGASTTKKSSNFDRHWRNARTLSSHNPNHFKARAIGNYEINGIPLPQRGFF, from the coding sequence ATGATTAAGAGTCTAGAAAAACTTGCAGATCCGACAATCCAGTTTTCGGCTCCGGTAACAGCCAAATCACCAGAACTCCAGCAGCTTTTCGATTTTATTGCTCTGGGGGCAAGTGAGCGCGATCGCGATCGCATCCTTCCCTATGATGTAGTCGAACTGATCCGGCGTTCGCGGTTGGGTGCATTGCGAATCCCCGTTGTCGAAGGTGGTGGTGGTAGCACAGCACGCGAACTATTCGAGGTCGTGATTCGCTTAGGGGATGCCGATCCAAATGTCGCTCACATTGTGCGGAATCATTTCTCTGTTACAGAGCGAATTTTGCGTTCTGAGCGCACCCAAAGGAATCGTCGCTGGCTCAAAGCAGTCGTCGATGGCGCGATTATTGGACTTGCTTCAACCGAACTAGAAGTTAAGCGATCTGGTGGTGGTCAAGTCGCGAATACAAAATTAACACCTGATGGTGATGGCTATCGTCTAAATGGGACGAAGTATTATAGCACTGGCAGCCTTTATGCAGACTTGATTTTCGTGCGTGTGCTAGTACCCGATGGCACTAAAGCGTTTATACTCATTCCTACAAACCGCGAAGGGATTGACCTTGTGGATGACTGGGACGGCTTTGGTCAAAGGCTTACAGGCACTGGAACGACAACATTTAAAAATGTAAGTGTAGAGGCTGATGAAGTAATTTTTGAGACAGATACAGACAAAGACAACCTGCCATACAACATCGTCCCGCAATTATTTTTAACAGCAATCAATGCTGGCATTATTCGCAGCGTTCTACGCGATGCAACAGCCCTTGTCCGTACCCGGCCCCGGACTTTCTACCATGCTGTATCCGAGCAAGCCTCAGAAGATCCAATCTTGCAGCAGACTGTCGGGCAGATTGCCGCCAATGCCTTTGCTGCCGAAGCGATTGTTTTAGCAGCAGCTGATGGTCTCGATCGCCTCCCTGCTGCCCAAGCTCAGGGTGAAGAGGCAGAAACGGCTGCGGCACTGGCAACTTCTCTGAGTGCATCCAAAGCCAAATTGATTGTTGATGATTTGGCTCTACGTTCAGCCACTTTGCTGTTTGAAGTTGGTGGGGCTTCCACAACAAAGAAAAGCTCCAACTTTGATCGTCACTGGCGCAACGCCCGCACCTTGTCCTCACACAATCCAAATCATTTTAAGGCTCGTGCGATCGGCAACTACGAGATCAACGGTATACCATTGCCGCAACGAGGATTCTTCTAA
- the egtD gene encoding L-histidine N(alpha)-methyltransferase yields MSISKAVNSKVTSQSSVEKRLQIERLVEATQIVAPSAGSDVVKGLTQTPKSLPPCYFYDDRGSDLFEQICYLPEYYLTRTETTILQHFASEIAQITGPCELVELGSGSSNKTRILLDAYQRLGYPLHYLPIDVCAGMLESSAKQLLEDYPLLQVYALAGTYELALAKLLPTQLPSRMICFIGSTLGNLTPDECDVFFSQITNALQVGEYLLLGIDLRKPKQILEPAYNDSQGVTAAFNLNMLEHLNQRFEGNFDTMQFEHWAFYNENEHQIEMHLRSLRSQIVELRALNLKVNFALDETILTEISRKFDLNTIKQQLTAQGLLPLHVWTDPNQWFGLLLCQLQA; encoded by the coding sequence ATGTCGATATCTAAAGCTGTTAACAGCAAGGTTACTTCTCAAAGCAGCGTTGAAAAACGCTTGCAGATAGAACGTTTGGTAGAAGCAACTCAAATAGTTGCACCTAGTGCTGGGAGTGATGTGGTTAAGGGATTAACTCAAACACCTAAATCTCTACCCCCCTGTTACTTTTATGACGACCGTGGTTCTGATCTGTTTGAGCAAATCTGTTATTTGCCAGAATATTATCTTACACGCACAGAAACAACGATCTTACAGCATTTTGCTAGTGAAATTGCCCAGATAACTGGCCCTTGTGAATTGGTAGAACTTGGCAGTGGCAGTTCTAACAAAACCCGCATTTTACTAGATGCCTACCAACGGCTAGGCTATCCCCTGCACTACCTACCAATTGATGTGTGTGCAGGTATGTTGGAAAGTAGTGCCAAGCAGTTATTAGAAGATTATCCCTTACTGCAAGTCTATGCCCTGGCAGGAACCTATGAATTAGCCCTTGCAAAACTCCTACCGACGCAATTACCCAGTCGGATGATTTGTTTTATTGGTAGCACTTTAGGTAATCTTACGCCTGATGAGTGTGATGTATTTTTCTCTCAAATTACCAATGCTCTACAAGTAGGTGAGTATTTATTATTGGGGATAGATTTACGAAAGCCGAAACAGATTTTGGAACCAGCTTATAACGACAGCCAAGGAGTAACGGCAGCTTTTAACCTTAATATGCTGGAGCATTTAAATCAGCGGTTTGAGGGTAATTTCGACACCATGCAGTTTGAACACTGGGCGTTTTACAATGAAAACGAGCATCAAATAGAAATGCATTTACGCAGCTTGCGATCGCAAATTGTAGAATTACGCGCTCTTAACCTCAAGGTTAATTTTGCCCTAGATGAGACTATCCTCACCGAAATTTCTCGCAAATTTGACCTTAATACTATCAAACAGCAACTTACCGCACAGGGTTTATTACCTCTTCATGTGTGGACAGATCCAAATCAATGGTTTGGTTTACTGCTCTGTCAACTGCAAGCATAA